The following coding sequences are from one Coffea arabica cultivar ET-39 chromosome 11e, Coffea Arabica ET-39 HiFi, whole genome shotgun sequence window:
- the LOC140021099 gene encoding uncharacterized protein isoform X1 has protein sequence MARIRSKRRNKSLDENEGIEAAGTSEVRQPVPPLNPWMKFRKEYQSTVPAKGIKITEYNKMVKAAYDKLSEEEVQKRKENYWKEKEEYKREMTRLGKTIPPIKQYKNPKYTIRCSPNQMVWLASNIDETKKQQIRDMGFGGLLEIQCRSIPNGIGTWLVDNFNPTLSSFQLHGDGVLPLTAKDIGFILGIPNDGPLPVEDADSSEGGDSGPSRRTYKWKELPEELVSMSSGDEFKRLFVAFACGCLLAPTTRAEHKIRLWGCTKVVTEVASLNWAQYIRNVLCNRILEVQKKSGKQHQYVGGCIFVLLVHYLDRVTILKHRVARVTPRAKAWTDALISQRDALEIDNLGGYGKGKLIGAHEEEEAESGAQINELPPELVGIMMDSGHHDIAAELSEVYSMTVNCQRRILKIAEILCSHPRAKAAATEVVSKEKQKQRLPDSEHIHLDMESEDYSEYQSAEDGKDSKDLDDGDSEKEQDAGGTADDIVTSIRSIDETEPTNRQAIGQKTVEKEQSGRTSDGKEAKNDGITGDGKDISFSGNKANDTPPIGQPDSRDVEVHTDHITSISDRITDEATQHMQHDCSTGPIQIEHPLDGPNTPRRLRSYSRKRKAAVEDENEGRPTRATKKSSMLRSAEYLLPSHVTVSTYDKRIAAFAWEVDQNPKETLIQMFQLSLTRDDLRTLCDGMHVSTRVIDMFARHINWGGATSTTSRVKRYIVEPIAVDGILNLRKFDAQSDDILTAKLIKLFKIRGPDNSANPSKCQLILVPVCVDSYWFVYSFHVTHHVVHLLDPDPQQAKSKDITVLKRLQRGLGLIMAAKFGMKIDFASFKLEVADVPHQSPDSWFDSGVFTMTFLEHWSGRLAMRITKENITKYRMLYTARLCSSEHNTKFVDTISAMLGSK, from the exons ATGGCACGGATAAGAAGCAAAAGACGGAACAAGAGTTTAGACGAAAATGAAGGAATAGAGGCAGCGGGGACAAGTGAAGTTAGACAACCAGTTCCACCGCTGAATCCGTGGATGAAGTTTAG GAAGGAGTATCAAAGCACCGTTCCAGCGAAAGGCATTAAGATAACAGAG TATAATAAAATGGTCAAAGCAGCATATGATAAATTAAGCGAGGAAGAAGTACAGAAGCGAAAAGAGAACTAttggaaagaaaaagaggagtATAAGAGAGAAATGACGCGACTTGGAAAGACTATACCGCCAATAAAGCAGTATAAG AATCCGAAGTACACCATTCGTTGTTCACCAAATCAGATGGTTTGGTTAGCATCGAACATTGATGAAACAAAAAAACAGCAAATCAGAGATATGGGGTTTGGAGGGCTGCTGGAAATACAGTGTCGCTCCATTCCGAACGGCATAGGAACCTGGCTGGTCGACAATTTTAATCCTACACTAAGCAGCTTTCAATTACATGGAGATGGTGTGCTACCCCTAACAGCAAAAGACATCGGTTTCATCCTTGGAATCCCAAATGATGGCCCCTTACCAGTTGAAGATGCTGATAGCAGTGAGGGTGGAGATTCTGGACCAAGTCGCCGAACATACAAATGGAAAGAGCTGCCGGAGGAGTTAGTATCCATGAGCAGTGGGGACGAGTTCAAGCGACTATTTGTTGCATTTGCTTGTGGATGTCTATTGGCTCCAACTACACGGGCTGAGCATAAAATCCGGCTATGGGGTTGCACGAAGGTGGTTACTGAGGTGGCCTCATTAAACTGGGCCCAGTACATTAGAAATGTACTATGCAATAGGATATTAGAAGTACAGAAGAAAAGCGGAAAGCAGCACCAATATGTTGGGGGCTGCATCTTTGTTCTACTG GTGCATTACCTCGATCGAGTGACAATACTAAAGCATAGAGTGGCTCGAGTTACACCAAGAGCAAAGGCATGGACAGATGCTTTAATTTCACAGCGGGATGCATTGGAGATCGATAATCTCGGAGGTtatggaaaaggaaaacta ATTGGGGCGCATGAAGAGGAAGAGGCTGAATCAGGTGCACAGATAAATGAACTACCCCCTGAGCTAGTTGGAATAATGATGGACAGCGGTCATCATGACATTGCT GCTGAGCTTTCAGAAGTGTACAGTATGACAGTGAATTGTCAAAGAAGGATATTAAAGATTGCAGAAATATTGTGTTCTCATCCTAGGGCCAAAGCAGCAGCAACAGAGGTCGTTTCAAAGGAAAAGCAGAAACAGAGGCTGCCTGATTCAGAGCACATACATCTTGATATGGAAAGCGAAGATTATTCAGAATATCAATCGGCTGAGGATGGAAAGGACTCCAAAGATCTCGATGACGGTGATAGTGAAAAAGAACAAGATGCCGGTGGTACTGCCGATGACATTGTGACGTCAATCAGATCAATAGATGAGACTGAACCAACAAATCGGCAAGCAATAGGGCAGAAGACGGTTGAAAAAGAGCAAAGTGGGAGAACTAGTGATGGAAAGGAGGCAAAAAATGATGGCATCACAGGTGATGGAAAGGATATTTCATTCAGTGGAAACAAGGCAAATGATACCCCACCAATTGGCCAACCTGATTCGCGAGACGTTGAAGTACATACTGACCATATAACAAGCATTTCTGACCGCATTACGGATGAAGCCACACAACATATGCAGCATGATTGCTCAACAGGTCCCATACAAATTGAGCATCCTTTGGATGGGCCAAACACACCGAGAAGGTTGCGGTCTTATAGTCGCAAAAGGAAAG CAGCTGTTGAAGATGAGAATGAGGGGAGACCAACTCGGGCAACGAAGAAAAGCAGCATGCTACGGTCAGCCGAGTACCTTCTGCCTTCACACGTAACAGTCAGCACGTACGATAAAAGGATCGCTGCATTCGCGTGGGAGGTAGATCAGAATCCCAA GGAGACTCTCATTCAAATGTTTCAACTTTCTCTCACACGAGATGACCTCAGGACTCTTTGTGATGGCATGCATGTCTCGACTCGG GTCATCGACATGTTTGCCCGGCATATCAACTGGGGCGGGGCGACTAGCACAACCAGTAGAGTCAAACGCTATATTGTCGAGCCTATAGCAGTT GATGGCATCCTGAATCTTCGAAAATTCGATGCACAGTCGGATGACATCCTAACTGCTAAGCTTATAAAGTTGTTCAAGATCCGCGGCCCGGATAATTCGGCTAATCCTTCCAAGTGTCAGTTG ATTCTTGTCCCTGTCTGCGTAGATAGTTACTGGTTCGTGTACTCCTTCCATGTCACGCATCACGTAGTCCATCTGCTAGACCCTGACCCACAACAAGCAAAAAGCAAAGATATTACAGTTCTAAAGCGCTTG CAACGTGGCCTCGGACTGATAATGGCAGCTAAATTTGGGATGAAAATAGACTTTGCAAGTTTCAAACTCGAAGTTGCTGATGTCCCTCATCAGTCACCCGATAGCTG GTTCGATAGTGGAGTTTTCACGATGACCTTTCTTGAACACTGGAGTGGAAGATTGGCTATGCGAATTACAAAG GAAAATATTACGAAGTATCGAATGCTGTACACCGCGCGGCTTTGTAGTTCGGAGCATAATACAAAGTTTGTAGACACTATTTCCGCCATGCTTGGGAGTAAATAG
- the LOC113719550 gene encoding dammarenediol 12-hydroxylase-like codes for MLMDFLQFLLLLLSLIPAAYLCLHKLAMRKKSHNVTTESGTRQPMLPPGTLGWPLIGETYDYYSKRRENLTYKFLTERWNKYSASIFRTSLIGKTMVIFSKVEGNKFLFSNEKKLVQVWWPTTLDTIFPKTDKKPSAEQSHTLRNLLRWILKIDGLREYISIIDEVTRQHLQTDWNCKQVSVCDVTKRYLFTLSSNIFLGINDPGKIERLAKNMKDIEEGFFSMPINLPGTALNRAIKAAKLISKELMATIRQRRIDLQGHDLSSRKDFMSTMLLAKDENGQAFCDEDVASHLAGLLLASFSTMHSTITSMMKYLAELPDVYDSVFREQNEILDVKPKGDHLTWEDIQKMKYSWSVASEVLRISTPGFGGFREAITDFTYEGFTVPKGSKIFWTFDATHKNPKYFPDPEKFEPSRFQGNGPAPYAFVPFGGGPRMCPGNEYARVVILVFMHNVVTKFRWEKLIPGENMIYYPAPRPARGLPVTLHPNKP; via the exons ATGCTGATGGATTTCTTACAATTTCTGCTGCTTCTTCTATCTCTAATTCCTGCAGCATATCTATGCCTGCACAAGCTTGCTATGAGAAAGAAGTCCCACAATGTAACAACCGAGTCTGGGACTCGACAGCCAATGCTTCCACCAGGCACTCTGGGTTGGCCCCTAATTGGTGAGACTTATGATTATTACTCGAAACGTCGAGAAAATCTGACATATAAGTTTTTAACAGAAAGGTGGAATAAGTATTCGGCCAGCATTTTCAGGACTTCATTGATCGGAAAGACCATGGTGATATTTTCCAAAGTTGAGGGGAACAAGTTTCTGTTCTCAAATGAGAAAAAGTTGGTCCAAGTATGGTGGCCGACTACACTGGACACAATTTTCCCCAAGACCGATAAGAAGCCTAGCGCAGAGCAATCACACACTCTACGTAATCTCCTTCGCTGGATTCTAAAGATAGATGGACTTCGAGAATATATTTCAATCATAGATGAGGTAACCAGACAGCATTTGCAAACAGACTGGAATTGCAAACAAGTGAGCGTTTGTGATGTGACAAAGAGGTACTTGTTCACCTTGTCCAGTAATATATTCTTGGGCATCAATGATCCAGGAAAAATTGAGAGATTGGCGAAAAACATGAAGGACATAGAAGAAGGTTTTTTTTCAATGCCAATAAATTTGCCAGGAACGGCTTTGAATCGAGCCATCAAAGCGGCCAAGCTTATTAGTAAAGAACTTATGGCAACAATTAGACAAAGAAGGATTGATCTTCAAGGGCATGATTTGTCTTCAAGGAAGGATTTCATGTCAACCATGCTTCTGGCAAAAGATGAAAATGGTCAGGCATTTTGTGACGAAGACGTTGCTAGCCATTTGGCTGGCTTGTTACTGGCAAGTTTCTCAACCATGCATAGCACAATTACTAGcatgatgaagtatcttgcagaGCTTCCGGATGTGTACGATTCTGTCTTTAGAG aacaaaatgaaattttagatGTAAAGCCAAAAGGAGACCACCTTACTTGGGAGGATATACAGAAGATGAAGTACTCTTGGAGTGTTGCTAGTGAAGTCTTGAGGATATCGACACCAGGGTTTGGAGGGTTTAGAGAGGCTATCACTGATTTCACCTATGAAGGGTTCACAGTACCAAAAGGCTCCAAG attttctggacTTTTGATGCCACacacaagaatccaaaatactTTCCTGATCCTGAAAAGTTTGAGCCATCAAGGTTTCAAGGAAACGGTCCAGCTCCTTATGCATTTGTGCCATTCGGGGGAGGACCACGCATGTGTCCTGGAAATGAGTATGCTCGGGTGGTGATACTTGTTTTCATGCACAATGTGGTGACAAAGTTTAGATGGGAGAAACTGATTCCGGGCGAGAATATGATATATTATCCTGCTCCAAGGCCAGCGCGAGGGCTTCCAGTCACTCTACATCCTAACAAGCCTTGA
- the LOC140021099 gene encoding uncharacterized protein isoform X2, with amino-acid sequence MARIRSKRRNKSLDENEGIEAAGTSEVRQPVPPLNPWMKFRKEYQSTVPAKGIKITEYNKMVKAAYDKLSEEEVQKRKENYWKEKEEYKREMTRLGKTIPPIKQYKNPKYTIRCSPNQMVWLASNIDETKKQQIRDMGFGGLLEIQCRSIPNGIGTWLVDNFNPTLSSFQLHGDGVLPLTAKDIGFILGIPNDGPLPVEDADSSEGGDSGPSRRTYKWKELPEELVSMSSGDEFKRLFVAFACGCLLAPTTRAEHKIRLWGCTKVVTEVASLNWAQYIRNVLCNRILEVQKKSGKQHQYVGGCIFVLLVHYLDRVTILKHRVARVTPRAKAWTDALISQRDALEIDNLGGYGKGKLIGAHEEEEAESGAQINELPPELVGIMMDSGHHDIAAELSEVYSMTVNCQRRILKIAEILCSHPRAKAAATEVVSKEKQKQRLPDSEHIHLDMESEDYSEYQSAEDGKDSKDLDDGDSEKEQDAGGTADDIVTSIRSIDETEPTNRQAIGQKTVEKEQSGRTSDGKEAKNDGITGDGKDISFSGNKANDTPPIGQPDSRDVEVHTDHITSISDRITDEATQHMQHDCSTGPIQIEHPLDGPNTPRRLRSYSRKRKAVEDENEGRPTRATKKSSMLRSAEYLLPSHVTVSTYDKRIAAFAWEVDQNPKETLIQMFQLSLTRDDLRTLCDGMHVSTRVIDMFARHINWGGATSTTSRVKRYIVEPIAVDGILNLRKFDAQSDDILTAKLIKLFKIRGPDNSANPSKCQLILVPVCVDSYWFVYSFHVTHHVVHLLDPDPQQAKSKDITVLKRLQRGLGLIMAAKFGMKIDFASFKLEVADVPHQSPDSWFDSGVFTMTFLEHWSGRLAMRITKENITKYRMLYTARLCSSEHNTKFVDTISAMLGSK; translated from the exons ATGGCACGGATAAGAAGCAAAAGACGGAACAAGAGTTTAGACGAAAATGAAGGAATAGAGGCAGCGGGGACAAGTGAAGTTAGACAACCAGTTCCACCGCTGAATCCGTGGATGAAGTTTAG GAAGGAGTATCAAAGCACCGTTCCAGCGAAAGGCATTAAGATAACAGAG TATAATAAAATGGTCAAAGCAGCATATGATAAATTAAGCGAGGAAGAAGTACAGAAGCGAAAAGAGAACTAttggaaagaaaaagaggagtATAAGAGAGAAATGACGCGACTTGGAAAGACTATACCGCCAATAAAGCAGTATAAG AATCCGAAGTACACCATTCGTTGTTCACCAAATCAGATGGTTTGGTTAGCATCGAACATTGATGAAACAAAAAAACAGCAAATCAGAGATATGGGGTTTGGAGGGCTGCTGGAAATACAGTGTCGCTCCATTCCGAACGGCATAGGAACCTGGCTGGTCGACAATTTTAATCCTACACTAAGCAGCTTTCAATTACATGGAGATGGTGTGCTACCCCTAACAGCAAAAGACATCGGTTTCATCCTTGGAATCCCAAATGATGGCCCCTTACCAGTTGAAGATGCTGATAGCAGTGAGGGTGGAGATTCTGGACCAAGTCGCCGAACATACAAATGGAAAGAGCTGCCGGAGGAGTTAGTATCCATGAGCAGTGGGGACGAGTTCAAGCGACTATTTGTTGCATTTGCTTGTGGATGTCTATTGGCTCCAACTACACGGGCTGAGCATAAAATCCGGCTATGGGGTTGCACGAAGGTGGTTACTGAGGTGGCCTCATTAAACTGGGCCCAGTACATTAGAAATGTACTATGCAATAGGATATTAGAAGTACAGAAGAAAAGCGGAAAGCAGCACCAATATGTTGGGGGCTGCATCTTTGTTCTACTG GTGCATTACCTCGATCGAGTGACAATACTAAAGCATAGAGTGGCTCGAGTTACACCAAGAGCAAAGGCATGGACAGATGCTTTAATTTCACAGCGGGATGCATTGGAGATCGATAATCTCGGAGGTtatggaaaaggaaaacta ATTGGGGCGCATGAAGAGGAAGAGGCTGAATCAGGTGCACAGATAAATGAACTACCCCCTGAGCTAGTTGGAATAATGATGGACAGCGGTCATCATGACATTGCT GCTGAGCTTTCAGAAGTGTACAGTATGACAGTGAATTGTCAAAGAAGGATATTAAAGATTGCAGAAATATTGTGTTCTCATCCTAGGGCCAAAGCAGCAGCAACAGAGGTCGTTTCAAAGGAAAAGCAGAAACAGAGGCTGCCTGATTCAGAGCACATACATCTTGATATGGAAAGCGAAGATTATTCAGAATATCAATCGGCTGAGGATGGAAAGGACTCCAAAGATCTCGATGACGGTGATAGTGAAAAAGAACAAGATGCCGGTGGTACTGCCGATGACATTGTGACGTCAATCAGATCAATAGATGAGACTGAACCAACAAATCGGCAAGCAATAGGGCAGAAGACGGTTGAAAAAGAGCAAAGTGGGAGAACTAGTGATGGAAAGGAGGCAAAAAATGATGGCATCACAGGTGATGGAAAGGATATTTCATTCAGTGGAAACAAGGCAAATGATACCCCACCAATTGGCCAACCTGATTCGCGAGACGTTGAAGTACATACTGACCATATAACAAGCATTTCTGACCGCATTACGGATGAAGCCACACAACATATGCAGCATGATTGCTCAACAGGTCCCATACAAATTGAGCATCCTTTGGATGGGCCAAACACACCGAGAAGGTTGCGGTCTTATAGTCGCAAAAGGAAAG CTGTTGAAGATGAGAATGAGGGGAGACCAACTCGGGCAACGAAGAAAAGCAGCATGCTACGGTCAGCCGAGTACCTTCTGCCTTCACACGTAACAGTCAGCACGTACGATAAAAGGATCGCTGCATTCGCGTGGGAGGTAGATCAGAATCCCAA GGAGACTCTCATTCAAATGTTTCAACTTTCTCTCACACGAGATGACCTCAGGACTCTTTGTGATGGCATGCATGTCTCGACTCGG GTCATCGACATGTTTGCCCGGCATATCAACTGGGGCGGGGCGACTAGCACAACCAGTAGAGTCAAACGCTATATTGTCGAGCCTATAGCAGTT GATGGCATCCTGAATCTTCGAAAATTCGATGCACAGTCGGATGACATCCTAACTGCTAAGCTTATAAAGTTGTTCAAGATCCGCGGCCCGGATAATTCGGCTAATCCTTCCAAGTGTCAGTTG ATTCTTGTCCCTGTCTGCGTAGATAGTTACTGGTTCGTGTACTCCTTCCATGTCACGCATCACGTAGTCCATCTGCTAGACCCTGACCCACAACAAGCAAAAAGCAAAGATATTACAGTTCTAAAGCGCTTG CAACGTGGCCTCGGACTGATAATGGCAGCTAAATTTGGGATGAAAATAGACTTTGCAAGTTTCAAACTCGAAGTTGCTGATGTCCCTCATCAGTCACCCGATAGCTG GTTCGATAGTGGAGTTTTCACGATGACCTTTCTTGAACACTGGAGTGGAAGATTGGCTATGCGAATTACAAAG GAAAATATTACGAAGTATCGAATGCTGTACACCGCGCGGCTTTGTAGTTCGGAGCATAATACAAAGTTTGTAGACACTATTTCCGCCATGCTTGGGAGTAAATAG